A window from Neobacillus sp. PS3-40 encodes these proteins:
- a CDS encoding asparaginase: protein MKKILLLATGGTIASVEGNEGLVPGLSVGELLQFLPEPSENIQIDGKILMNIDSTNLQPEHWVKIAEAVYTHYHDYDGFVITHGTDTLAYTSSALSYMLQGLEKPVVLTGSQVPISFKKTDAKKNVTDALRFACEDIGGVFIVFDGRVILGTRAVKMRTKSYDAFESINHPYVAYVNKNEIKYHWKPASTTKLLSLNTNLCTDVFLMKLYPGMKPEIFDCLKNLYKGIIIESFGNGGLPFEGRDLLSKVKNLTEEGMAVVITTQCLEEGEELLLYEVGHKVAQHQVILSGDMNTEAIVAKLMWALGQTDCLNEVKEILETPLAGDLTIKLDKEN, encoded by the coding sequence ATGAAAAAAATATTATTGCTTGCAACTGGAGGAACGATTGCTTCAGTAGAGGGAAATGAGGGACTTGTTCCAGGATTATCGGTTGGGGAATTGCTTCAATTCTTACCCGAGCCATCCGAAAATATACAAATTGACGGTAAAATCTTGATGAATATTGACAGCACTAATTTGCAGCCAGAGCATTGGGTTAAAATCGCTGAAGCTGTTTATACCCATTATCATGATTACGATGGATTTGTCATTACCCATGGAACAGATACGTTAGCGTACACATCTTCCGCACTTTCTTATATGCTTCAAGGTCTGGAAAAACCAGTTGTACTAACTGGATCACAGGTTCCAATCAGCTTTAAAAAAACCGATGCTAAGAAAAATGTCACAGATGCCCTTCGGTTTGCTTGTGAGGATATTGGTGGTGTGTTTATTGTATTTGATGGGAGGGTTATTCTTGGAACGAGAGCAGTTAAAATGCGGACAAAAAGTTATGATGCATTTGAGAGCATCAATCATCCGTATGTCGCTTATGTGAATAAAAATGAAATTAAATACCATTGGAAACCTGCATCCACTACAAAACTCCTTTCTTTAAATACCAATTTGTGTACGGATGTATTTCTTATGAAATTGTACCCTGGTATGAAGCCAGAGATTTTTGATTGTCTAAAAAATTTATATAAAGGAATTATTATTGAAAGCTTTGGGAATGGCGGTTTACCTTTTGAAGGAAGGGATCTGCTTTCAAAAGTTAAGAATCTTACGGAAGAGGGAATGGCAGTCGTCATCACAACCCAATGCTTGGAAGAAGGAGAAGAACTGCTTCTATATGAGGTTGGGCATAAGGTAGCTCAGCATCAAGTCATTCTTTCTGGGGATATGAATACAGAAGCAATTGTTGCTAAATTGATGTGGGCACTTGGACAAACTGATTGTTTAAATGAGGTCAAGGAGATACTTGAAACGCCATTGGCGGGGGATTTGACGATAAAATTAGATAAAGAAAATTAA